TGGTGGATGTTCTCTTTTCCATTCTGCTTGGCACTGTTAAACCACTGACAAAAGACCTCTTTTAGTTCATATGCCTTCTTTAATTCAGGGGACATATCCAGATACCTCTGAAGATACCACCGATTTTCCTCTGTTAACTTACAAGACTTCTTGTAGAATACATGGCGCATCTTTTTGCATTTCTTACGATCGTAGTCATGCCAGCAAGACTGCACTCTTCTCCTCACTCCATCAAGAGCCCAATAGATATATCGGACAAAGTGAAACCGATCGGCCACAATGATTGGTTTTCCAAGGGTTTGTGTGACAGCTGCTTTAAAGGATTGGCTCATATCCATGATGACCACCTCCACTTGTGCACCATACTTCCGGAGATAGTGCTTAAGGGTATTCTTATACCGATTGGGAAGGATATCAATCGGTTCTTTGGTGATCCCATTCGCGATAATGAGCTGGTACTTGCCTTCTCTAGTGTCCCCTTTGTATTCATCGATGGCAATTACCTTCGGCAATTCCTTTGCTTCTTCGTTGACGGTCTCCTTCGCCAATTGATCAAAGCGCCTCACGACGGTGGAAGAGGACGTTCCATACACTTCTGCCGTCTCCTTGAAGGTCTTGCCCTTAATACTGCGAATGTTAACCGCCTGGTTCAGTTCGAGTGACAACCGTTGGTATCGATCCACAAAAGGGTTCTTTTCGGCAAACTTCTTTCCACAAGGACAAACAAAACGTCTCCTTCTGTAGAAAATCAGCGTATGTCGT
The sequence above is a segment of the Falsibacillus albus genome. Coding sequences within it:
- a CDS encoding ISL3 family transposase, producing the protein MNSNIILPGFEEVMVTKMEEVEGRLAIHAEMPVTPHNCPVCDTFTTKIHDYRIQKIKHLKLFERHTLIFYRRRRFVCPCGKKFAEKNPFVDRYQRLSLELNQAVNIRSIKGKTFKETAEVYGTSSSTVVRRFDQLAKETVNEEAKELPKVIAIDEYKGDTREGKYQLIIANGITKEPIDILPNRYKNTLKHYLRKYGAQVEVVIMDMSQSFKAAVTQTLGKPIIVADRFHFVRYIYWALDGVRRRVQSCWHDYDRKKCKKMRHVFYKKSCKLTEENRWYLQRYLDMSPELKKAYELKEVFCQWFNSAKQNGKENIHQTKNDLYAFYSMIDASGIPEFQRAAQTLKNWQIEILNSFSYNYSNGFLEGINNLTKVMKRNAFGFRSFLRFRAKILLTHKYKRLGSHIG